Below is a window of Thermodesulfovibrionales bacterium DNA.
TGCATAGGTCAATTCATCCTCGTTCGGCGGTTTGTTAATGAACGCGGCTGCGCCGAGGTCCAGACATCGCTGACGGATGGCTTTCTGGATGTGTGCGGTAATCACGATGACAGGAATACCTGATTTGAGCTCACGGAGACCCTCGAGGATTTTCAGACCGTCTAAATCGGGTATCACGAGATCAAGGAGAATACAGTCCGGCGTCTCTGTTGTCGCCAGTTGCAACCCCTTAAGGCCGTCTTCGGCTTCCGATACCGTGTACCCTTCCCGTTCCAAAATCTCCCGGATCGACCGGCGCGTATGGAGAGAGTCTTCTATGACCAAGATGGAGGACATAGCATGCCCGTTTACGAAAACCACGGGAAGCTTCTTATAACTTTCCCTTCGTAGTCGGCAGGCCCTTGAAAGCAGGGTCGAGGGAGACGGCCTCGCGCAATGCCTTTCCGAAGGCCTTAAAGATCGCCTCCAGGATGTGATGGAGATCTCTTCCATGGGTGACGATGACATGAAGGTTCATCATCGCATGGTTCGACAAAGACCTGAAGAAATCTTCGAAGAGGGAGACTTCGAGTCCCCTCAACGAACCACGGGGCTGTTTTGCCTTATAGACCATAAAGGGCCGCCCACTGAGATCGATAACGACCTGCGCGAGGCTCTCGTCCATCGGAATTGTCGCATTTCCGTATCGCCTGATTCCCCCTTTGTCACCGAGGGCCTTTTTCAATGCCTCTCCGAAGACGATACCGAGGTCCTCCATGAGATGGTGATAGTCGATCTCGATATCACCCGTTGCCCTGACATCGAGGTCTATCCTGCTGTGGAAGGAAAGCAGGCTGAGCATATGATCGAGAAAGGGAATGGACGTGTTTACCCTGTACACTCCTTTTCCGTCCAGGTTCATGCTCAAGGATATATCGGTCTCTTTTGTCTTTCTCTCAACCTTTGCCTTTCTCATGTAGCGCCTCCTTAACCGCTTTCAGAAAAATGGTGTTCTCCGCAGGCGTTCCCACGGTTACCCTGAGACAGCCTTCGATTGCGTTATTGAGATTTCTGACGAGGACCCCGCGGCGCAACAGTCCATGATAGAGGGCCTCGGGATCCCCGGTCCGAAAGAGGATGAAGTTTGCCTCCGACGGAAAGGGGGTGATGGACTTTATCTTTCCCATCTCATTGCTGAGCCGCCTTCTTTCAGAGACTATCGTGTTGATAGAGGAGTTCAGTATCCTGTTATCCTTCAGCGCCTTCGCGCCAATCGCCTGGGAAAGCGCGTTGACATTAAAGGGGAGCCTCACCTTGTTGACCTCTCCGATTATCTCGGCATCGGCTATCAGGAACCCGAGACGCAGCGCCGCGAGGCCTATCTTGCTCAGCGTCCTCATGATGACGAGATTTCTGTAATCCTTTAGCAGCGGCAGAAAGCCTTTCTTCGACGAAAAGGGCTGGTACGCTTCATCGACGACGACGATGCCCTTTGACGCCTCGACGATCTTCAGCATCTTTTCGGCGGAAAAACAGTTCCCCGTCGGATTGTTCGGAGAACTGAGGAATATGAGCTTCGGTTTTTCTCTCCGCACCGCCTTTACCGTTCGTTCCAAATCGATGTCGAATTCCCTGTCGAGGGGTATCGGAAGGGGTTTCTCTCCGAGCGCCCGGGCGATGATGCCGTACATCGAGAATGTCGGAACCGGATAAAGCACGGGTCCTCCGAAGGTCGCGATGAGATAGTAGATGAGTTCGTCCGAGCCGTTCCCCTGAAGAATGGTATCGGGAGATACGCCGAATCTCTTCCCGATGAGCCTTCTCAGTTCCTTTGCCTCAGGATCAGGATAACGGTTGGTCTTAACCTTCTTGAGGATATTCAAGAGGCCCCTGTCAAAGGCATAGGGGCTTTCATTGGCGTCGAGCTTCACCTTACAGGAGATCTCCTTTGCCTCATAGGCGCGGAGCGTGCGGACAGACGGCTTCACGAGCTTCTGTATATTAATTTCTTTCAAGTCTCTCCCGTATCGTGTTCCCGTGGGCTCCCAGCCCCTCGATCTCGGATAACGTCATGACGGGCCTCGCCAGCTTCATGAATCCCTCCCGCGAAAAACTGAGGAGGCTTGAGCGTTTCACGAAATCATACACCCCGAGCGGAGAGGAAAACCGGGCGGTCCCCCCTGTCGGGAGGGTGTGGTTCGGCCCTGCCACGTAATCTCCAAGTGGTTCGGGAGTCCATGGGCCGAGGAATATCGCTCCGGCATTCTTGATTAAGGGGAGGAGGCCGAAGGGCCTGTCCATCATGACCTCCAGGTGCTCCGGTGCGATCTCATTTGCAAGCCT
It encodes the following:
- the hisB gene encoding imidazoleglycerol-phosphate dehydratase HisB gives rise to the protein MRKAKVERKTKETDISLSMNLDGKGVYRVNTSIPFLDHMLSLLSFHSRIDLDVRATGDIEIDYHHLMEDLGIVFGEALKKALGDKGGIRRYGNATIPMDESLAQVVIDLSGRPFMVYKAKQPRGSLRGLEVSLFEDFFRSLSNHAMMNLHVIVTHGRDLHHILEAIFKAFGKALREAVSLDPAFKGLPTTKGKL
- the hisC gene encoding histidinol-phosphate transaminase, with amino-acid sequence MKEINIQKLVKPSVRTLRAYEAKEISCKVKLDANESPYAFDRGLLNILKKVKTNRYPDPEAKELRRLIGKRFGVSPDTILQGNGSDELIYYLIATFGGPVLYPVPTFSMYGIIARALGEKPLPIPLDREFDIDLERTVKAVRREKPKLIFLSSPNNPTGNCFSAEKMLKIVEASKGIVVVDEAYQPFSSKKGFLPLLKDYRNLVIMRTLSKIGLAALRLGFLIADAEIIGEVNKVRLPFNVNALSQAIGAKALKDNRILNSSINTIVSERRRLSNEMGKIKSITPFPSEANFILFRTGDPEALYHGLLRRGVLVRNLNNAIEGCLRVTVGTPAENTIFLKAVKEALHEKGKG
- a CDS encoding response regulator, whose translation is MSSILVIEDSLHTRRSIREILEREGYTVSEAEDGLKGLQLATTETPDCILLDLVIPDLDGLKILEGLRELKSGIPVIVITAHIQKAIRQRCLDLGAAAFINKPPNEDELTYAVRKVLGVNKKL